The following proteins come from a genomic window of Mariniflexile sp. TRM1-10:
- the alr gene encoding alanine racemase, translating into MPKAQETVLEIDLKALKHNFEHLKSRINNHTKFMAVVKAFAYGSDACEIANYLQDLPVDYFAVAFVHEGVTLRNAGITKPILVLHPQAVNFNALIENRLEPNLYNTKILNEFISIASAEKQHDYPIHIKFNTGLNRLGFSENDVDYIVSKVNETSAVKIKSIFSHLAASEDLNERDFTINQIETFKNIAKTLINAIGYKPLLHICNTSGILNYPEGHFDMVRSGIGMYGFGNSEKENKNFKPIGTLKTIISQIHAIEKGASIGYNRTFKTDRFLRSATLPIGHADGIGRQYGKGKGYVIINHQKAYILGNVCMDMIMVDVTNIDCKEGDEVIVFGPNTTAENLAETAGTISYELITAISQRVKRVFLK; encoded by the coding sequence ATGCCTAAAGCGCAAGAAACCGTACTTGAAATCGATTTAAAAGCTTTAAAACATAATTTTGAACACTTAAAATCGAGAATAAACAACCATACCAAATTTATGGCGGTGGTTAAAGCGTTTGCTTATGGAAGTGACGCTTGCGAAATTGCCAACTATTTACAAGATCTACCTGTAGATTATTTTGCCGTGGCTTTTGTACATGAAGGTGTAACGCTTAGAAATGCTGGTATTACCAAACCTATTTTAGTATTACACCCACAGGCGGTAAATTTTAATGCTTTAATAGAAAACCGTTTAGAGCCCAATTTATATAACACCAAAATTTTAAACGAGTTTATTTCTATCGCTTCTGCGGAAAAACAACATGACTATCCTATTCACATAAAGTTCAATACCGGTTTAAACCGATTGGGGTTTTCTGAAAATGACGTAGATTATATTGTTTCAAAAGTAAATGAAACTTCAGCAGTAAAAATAAAATCCATTTTTTCACATTTAGCAGCTAGCGAAGACTTAAACGAAAGGGATTTCACCATAAATCAAATAGAAACATTTAAAAATATAGCAAAAACGCTTATTAATGCTATTGGCTACAAACCATTGCTTCATATTTGTAATACTTCTGGCATTTTAAATTATCCAGAAGGCCATTTTGATATGGTTAGAAGTGGTATTGGAATGTATGGCTTTGGAAATTCGGAAAAAGAAAACAAAAATTTTAAACCTATTGGTACTTTAAAAACGATTATTTCCCAAATCCATGCTATTGAAAAAGGCGCATCTATAGGCTATAATCGTACTTTTAAAACCGACAGATTTTTAAGATCGGCAACGCTGCCTATTGGACACGCTGATGGCATTGGCAGACAATACGGTAAAGGTAAAGGATATGTAATAATCAATCATCAAAAGGCTTATATTCTAGGAAATGTATGCATGGATATGATCATGGTTGATGTAACAAACATTGATTGCAAAGAAGGCGACGAGGTGATCGTTTTTGGTCCCAATACTACCGCCGAAAATTTAGCCGAAACTGCTGGGACTATTTCATACGAACTTATAACAGCTATTTCGCAAAGAGTAAAACGGGTTTTCTTGAAATAA
- a CDS encoding MFS transporter, with protein MAKTDPYAALRFKEFNIFLLVRFVLVFGWSMQFIVIEWEVYSLTKDPLSLGIIGLMEIIPAFTMALFAGHIVDQKEKRNLLALCIAAFSIISFGLFLLTWDAVTGSWETKSVLYGIYALVFFGGFLRSFFGPTIFSLVALIVPKKVYPNAATWNSSTWQMASVLGPAFGGFFISWIGVHWSLCIIFGLIVLSFIILLQIKRKPILNPKIGEPVIESLKEGVRFVFKTKAILGAMTLDMVAVLFGGAIALLPIFAQDILKVGSEGFGVLRAAPAVGAFITMLITAYLPISKNAGMKLLAAIFGFGVCIIVFGLSSIFWVSVAALFFSGVTDGVSMVVRQTILQLKTPDHMRGRVSSVNSMFVGSSNELGAFESGVTAKLMGTVTAVVFGGTMTLITVVTTGIVSPSFRKLDLTKDLEEHNKD; from the coding sequence ATGGCTAAAACAGATCCTTATGCAGCACTTCGCTTTAAGGAATTCAACATCTTTTTATTAGTGCGTTTTGTGCTTGTTTTTGGCTGGTCTATGCAATTTATCGTCATAGAATGGGAAGTGTATAGTTTAACTAAAGATCCGTTATCGTTGGGTATTATTGGTCTAATGGAAATAATTCCAGCATTTACCATGGCTCTGTTTGCAGGCCATATTGTAGACCAGAAAGAAAAACGAAATCTGTTAGCGCTTTGCATAGCGGCTTTTTCTATAATTAGTTTTGGCCTGTTTTTACTCACATGGGATGCGGTTACAGGCAGTTGGGAAACTAAATCCGTACTGTATGGTATTTATGCTTTGGTGTTTTTTGGAGGGTTTTTGCGTTCGTTTTTTGGTCCCACCATATTCTCATTAGTGGCTTTAATAGTGCCTAAAAAAGTATATCCTAATGCTGCCACTTGGAATAGTTCTACATGGCAAATGGCATCGGTTTTAGGACCAGCGTTTGGAGGTTTTTTTATTAGTTGGATTGGTGTGCATTGGTCACTTTGCATCATTTTTGGGTTGATAGTTTTATCATTTATTATTTTATTACAGATAAAAAGAAAACCTATTTTAAACCCTAAAATAGGTGAGCCTGTTATTGAAAGTTTAAAAGAAGGGGTACGGTTTGTATTTAAAACAAAAGCCATTTTGGGCGCTATGACTTTAGATATGGTGGCGGTGTTATTTGGTGGTGCCATTGCACTCTTACCTATATTTGCACAGGATATATTGAAAGTTGGTAGCGAAGGTTTTGGTGTGTTGCGTGCTGCGCCTGCAGTTGGGGCATTCATAACCATGCTAATTACGGCTTACCTTCCTATTAGTAAAAATGCGGGCATGAAATTGTTAGCCGCTATTTTTGGTTTTGGAGTTTGTATTATTGTGTTTGGACTGTCTTCTATATTTTGGGTTTCAGTAGCAGCATTATTTTTTAGTGGTGTAACCGATGGGGTTTCCATGGTGGTACGACAAACCATTTTACAATTAAAAACACCGGACCATATGCGTGGACGTGTATCATCAGTAAACTCTATGTTTGTTGGATCTTCAAACGAATTGGGAGCTTTCGAAAGTGGTGTAACAGCCAAACTTATGGGTACGGTAACTGCTGTGGTTTTTGGAGGTACGATGACTTTAATTACCGTTGTTACCACAGGTATTGTATCGCCTTCGTTTAGGAAATTGGATTTAACAAAGGATTTGGAGGAGCATAATAAAGATTGA
- the rsmI gene encoding 16S rRNA (cytidine(1402)-2'-O)-methyltransferase, translated as MSKLYIVPTPIGNLKDMTFRAVEVLKEVDLILAEDTRTSGKLLKHFEISTHMQSHHMHNEHKTVENLIQKLKSGTTVALISDAGTPAISDPGFLLTRACIENNIEVDCLPGATAFVPALVNSGLPNDKFVFEGFLPVKKGRQTRLLLLAEETRTIIFYESPHKLLKTLANFCEYFGEDREVSVSRELTKLYEETIRGTAKEVLDHYTNKPPKGEIVIVVGGKK; from the coding sequence GTGAGCAAACTTTATATTGTACCAACACCCATTGGAAATTTAAAAGACATGACTTTTAGAGCTGTTGAAGTTTTAAAAGAAGTCGATTTAATTCTTGCCGAAGACACACGCACATCGGGGAAACTATTAAAACATTTTGAAATTTCAACCCACATGCAGTCGCACCACATGCACAACGAGCATAAAACGGTTGAAAACTTAATTCAAAAATTAAAAAGCGGCACCACTGTAGCGCTCATTAGCGATGCGGGAACACCGGCTATTTCCGACCCCGGATTTTTACTGACCCGTGCTTGTATAGAAAATAATATTGAAGTCGATTGTTTACCTGGAGCCACCGCCTTTGTGCCAGCTTTGGTAAATTCGGGCTTACCAAACGACAAGTTTGTGTTCGAAGGATTTTTGCCCGTTAAAAAAGGGCGACAAACACGCTTGTTGTTACTTGCTGAAGAAACCCGAACCATCATTTTTTATGAAAGTCCGCATAAATTACTAAAAACCCTCGCTAATTTTTGCGAGTATTTTGGCGAAGACAGAGAGGTATCGGTATCTAGAGAACTTACAAAATTATATGAAGAAACCATCCGTGGTACTGCAAAAGAGGTATTAGATCATTACACCAATAAACCACCAAAAGGCGAAATAGTTATTGTGGTTGGTGGAAAAAAATAA
- a CDS encoding 2OG-Fe(II) oxygenase yields MNHLFEAIDFVENPLYEQIISDIGKQQFSIVESFFTDEEVAVLRQSIQEKYEEDNFKKAAIGNRLNETIVKSIRGDVILWMDETRADAAEKLFFNKINDLVGYLNKTCFLGILHKEFHYAIYPKNTYYKRHIDTFQNDDRRKLSFVCYLNEDGWLPENGGELVLYLNENGNEIEKIIYPFPGRVVIFESQIIEHEVKPVNTERLSITGWLKTR; encoded by the coding sequence ATGAATCACCTTTTTGAAGCCATTGATTTTGTTGAAAATCCGCTTTATGAACAGATAATTTCTGATATCGGAAAGCAACAATTTAGCATTGTTGAAAGTTTTTTTACAGATGAAGAAGTCGCGGTTTTAAGGCAATCTATTCAAGAAAAATATGAAGAGGACAATTTTAAAAAAGCTGCTATTGGTAATAGATTGAATGAAACGATTGTGAAGTCTATAAGAGGAGATGTTATTTTGTGGATGGATGAAACTAGAGCCGATGCTGCCGAAAAGTTGTTTTTTAATAAAATAAACGATTTGGTTGGTTATTTAAATAAAACCTGTTTTTTGGGCATTTTGCACAAAGAGTTTCATTATGCCATTTACCCCAAAAACACTTATTATAAAAGACATATTGATACCTTTCAAAATGATGACAGACGCAAATTATCGTTTGTTTGTTACTTAAATGAAGACGGATGGTTGCCAGAAAATGGTGGCGAATTGGTGTTGTATTTAAATGAAAATGGCAACGAAATAGAAAAGATTATCTATCCATTTCCTGGGCGTGTTGTCATTTTTGAAAGCCAAATTATTGAACACGAAGTAAAACCGGTAAATACCGAACGCTTAAGTATTACGGGTTGGTTAAAAACACGTTGA
- a CDS encoding OsmC family protein: MTNLITTTWLGNMKFESTNPSGHNLFIDAGPENGGNGEGYRPKALMLSALAGCSGLDVALLIKKMKLNVADFKIDIEANLTEEDPKYYDKVTMHFHFYGGNLSEKKLQRAVDLSVEKYCGVMEMFRQFSELTIETHFHNK; the protein is encoded by the coding sequence ATGACAAACCTTATTACAACAACTTGGTTGGGAAACATGAAGTTTGAAAGCACCAATCCATCGGGACATAATTTGTTTATAGACGCAGGACCAGAAAATGGTGGAAATGGAGAAGGATATCGCCCAAAGGCATTAATGTTATCGGCTTTAGCAGGTTGTTCAGGCCTGGATGTGGCGTTGCTTATTAAAAAGATGAAATTGAATGTGGCTGATTTTAAAATAGATATAGAAGCAAATCTTACTGAAGAAGATCCGAAATATTATGATAAAGTAACTATGCATTTTCATTTTTATGGTGGAAATCTAAGTGAAAAGAAACTTCAAAGAGCAGTCGATTTATCGGTTGAAAAATATTGTGGTGTTATGGAAATGTTTCGACAGTTTTCAGAATTAACCATAGAAACCCATTTTCATAATAAATAA
- the recJ gene encoding single-stranded-DNA-specific exonuclease RecJ, with protein sequence MRWTIKPKPESKKIEALQKALQVDEVVATLLIQRGIETYEDAKTFFRPSLDDLHDPYLMKDMDKAVARIEEAMANQENILVYGDYDVDGTTSVALMASYLKSKHSLVYTYIPNRYDEGYGISYKGINFALENNFTLIIALDCGIKSVDKVAYAKELGIDFIICDHHRPADTIPQATAVLDPKREDCTYPYKELCGCGVGFKLIQALAQKDGLTPEDLMGYLDLVATAIGADIVPIDGENRVLAYFGLQVINTNPRPGIKAILNQVDKTELTITDVVFIIAPRINAAGRMEHGNFAVRLLTEEDGELAAKYASEINNYNLDRREKDKQITEEALKQIEEQDEQNRITTVVYHKDWHKGVIGIVASRLTETYYRPTLVFTKSGDRLAASARSVRDFDIYNALEACSEHIEQFGGHKYAAGLTLLEENYEAFKQAFEDVVSKTIDRNLLTPEIKIDAKIDLENITPKFYRILKQFAPFGPNNMTPVFMTDNLVDTGYGKCVGEDKTHLRITVAQPQSKSLVAIGFGMGDKFDLISNKRIFKAVYSVDENEWQGNVSLQLKLRDIK encoded by the coding sequence ATGCGTTGGACAATAAAACCCAAACCCGAATCTAAAAAAATTGAAGCTTTGCAAAAAGCACTTCAAGTAGATGAAGTGGTGGCTACATTATTAATACAGCGCGGTATTGAAACGTATGAAGATGCCAAAACTTTTTTTAGACCAAGTTTAGACGATTTGCACGATCCATATTTAATGAAAGATATGGATAAAGCCGTAGCCAGAATTGAAGAAGCCATGGCTAACCAAGAAAATATTCTGGTTTATGGTGATTACGATGTTGATGGGACAACCTCGGTGGCATTAATGGCATCCTATTTAAAGTCTAAACACAGCTTGGTTTATACCTATATTCCCAATAGATATGATGAAGGATACGGTATTTCATATAAAGGAATCAATTTCGCTTTAGAAAATAATTTCACGCTCATCATTGCCTTAGATTGTGGTATAAAATCGGTCGATAAAGTCGCTTACGCTAAAGAATTAGGAATTGATTTCATTATTTGCGACCATCACAGACCTGCCGATACCATACCACAAGCAACAGCGGTTTTAGATCCCAAAAGAGAAGATTGCACGTATCCTTATAAAGAATTATGTGGATGCGGGGTGGGTTTTAAATTAATTCAAGCCTTGGCCCAAAAAGACGGTTTGACCCCCGAGGATTTAATGGGGTATCTAGATTTGGTAGCAACCGCTATTGGCGCAGATATAGTGCCTATCGATGGTGAAAATAGAGTGTTAGCATATTTCGGGTTACAGGTAATTAATACCAATCCAAGGCCAGGAATAAAAGCTATTTTAAATCAAGTTGACAAAACAGAATTAACGATTACCGATGTAGTTTTTATTATAGCACCTCGAATTAATGCTGCAGGGCGTATGGAACACGGTAATTTTGCGGTAAGACTTTTAACAGAGGAAGATGGTGAATTGGCAGCTAAATACGCTTCAGAAATTAACAATTATAATCTCGATAGGCGTGAAAAAGACAAACAAATTACCGAAGAAGCTCTTAAACAAATTGAAGAGCAAGATGAGCAAAACCGAATTACTACTGTTGTTTACCATAAAGATTGGCATAAAGGCGTTATTGGTATTGTGGCTTCTAGATTAACCGAAACCTATTACAGACCCACATTGGTGTTTACAAAAAGTGGCGATAGACTAGCTGCTTCGGCACGTTCGGTGCGTGATTTTGATATTTATAACGCTTTAGAAGCGTGTAGCGAACATATTGAACAATTTGGTGGTCATAAATATGCTGCGGGCTTAACACTTTTGGAAGAGAATTACGAAGCCTTTAAACAAGCTTTTGAAGATGTCGTTTCAAAAACCATCGACAGAAATCTTTTAACGCCCGAAATTAAAATTGATGCTAAGATTGATTTGGAAAACATCACTCCAAAATTTTACAGGATTTTAAAACAGTTTGCACCTTTTGGTCCTAATAATATGACTCCTGTTTTTATGACCGACAATTTGGTTGATACTGGTTACGGAAAATGTGTAGGTGAAGACAAAACCCATTTAAGAATAACCGTTGCCCAACCACAATCTAAAAGTCTGGTAGCTATAGGTTTTGGAATGGGCGATAAATTCGATTTAATTTCAAATAAAAGAATATTTAAAGCCGTTTATTCTGTCGATGAAAACGAATGGCAGGGAAATGTGTCTTTGCAACTCAAATTAAGAGACATCAAATAA
- a CDS encoding 6-pyruvoyl trahydropterin synthase family protein, whose protein sequence is MSFIRITKQFSFETGHALYGYDGKCKNVHGHSYKLSVTVIGKPISDTKNVKYGMVIDFGDLKKIVKEEIVNVFDHATVFNKNTPHVELAKELEDRGHNVLLVDYQPTSEMMVIDFAKKIKRRLPENIDLHSLKLQETDSSFAEWFAYDNI, encoded by the coding sequence ATGAGTTTTATTCGCATCACAAAACAATTTTCTTTTGAAACCGGTCATGCCCTTTATGGGTACGACGGTAAGTGTAAAAACGTTCACGGACACAGCTACAAACTATCTGTTACCGTTATTGGAAAACCTATTTCCGACACCAAAAACGTGAAATATGGTATGGTTATAGATTTTGGCGATTTAAAGAAAATAGTAAAAGAAGAGATTGTAAATGTGTTTGACCATGCCACCGTTTTCAATAAAAACACACCACACGTGGAGCTCGCAAAAGAACTTGAAGATAGGGGTCACAATGTGTTGCTTGTCGATTATCAACCAACCAGCGAAATGATGGTGATAGATTTTGCAAAAAAAATAAAACGCCGTTTACCAGAAAACATCGATTTACATTCGTTAAAACTTCAGGAAACCGATAGTTCTTTTGCCGAATGGTTTGCTTATGATAATATTTAG
- a CDS encoding dipeptide epimerase, giving the protein MELIIRSFNLKLKHTFSISRQSYNEQPTLIVELKEGGFSGFGEATSNPYYNMTVEKMKNDLTSLKSIIETANHTTPEEFWKHMHPHLKQNMFALCALDQAYNDWYAKQKGKKLYELWGYDISNNPLTNYTIGIDSIEKMVSKMNELPWPIYKIKLGTKDDIKIVTELRKHTHAIFRIDANGGWHVDETIKNAQALRELGVEFLEQPLKADDWDGHKEVYQKSVLPIIADESCQVEADVAKCYNHFHGINVKLVKCGGLTPARRMLVHAKELHMKTMVGCMTESSVGISAIAHLLPLLDYVDMDGVLLIENDIATGITLNHGVTQYSDLNGTGVALI; this is encoded by the coding sequence ATGGAGTTAATAATCAGATCGTTCAACTTAAAATTAAAACATACATTTTCAATTTCCAGGCAATCTTATAATGAGCAACCCACATTAATTGTTGAATTAAAAGAGGGCGGTTTTTCTGGGTTTGGCGAAGCTACCTCAAACCCTTATTATAATATGACTGTTGAAAAAATGAAGAACGATTTAACAAGCTTAAAATCTATAATTGAAACGGCAAACCACACCACTCCCGAAGAATTCTGGAAACACATGCATCCCCATTTAAAGCAAAATATGTTTGCTTTGTGCGCTCTAGACCAAGCTTATAACGATTGGTATGCCAAACAAAAAGGCAAAAAACTTTATGAGCTTTGGGGTTATGATATTTCGAACAATCCGTTAACAAACTACACCATCGGCATAGATTCTATTGAAAAAATGGTTTCAAAAATGAACGAGTTGCCATGGCCTATTTATAAAATAAAATTAGGCACCAAAGACGATATTAAAATAGTTACGGAATTACGTAAACATACCCATGCTATTTTTAGAATTGATGCTAATGGCGGATGGCACGTTGATGAAACCATTAAAAATGCCCAAGCTTTGAGGGAACTAGGGGTTGAATTTTTAGAGCAACCCTTAAAAGCCGATGATTGGGACGGACATAAAGAAGTGTATCAAAAATCGGTGTTGCCTATAATTGCGGATGAAAGCTGCCAAGTAGAAGCCGATGTTGCCAAGTGCTACAACCATTTTCATGGAATAAACGTTAAATTGGTAAAATGTGGCGGTTTAACACCTGCACGTCGTATGTTGGTTCATGCCAAAGAATTGCACATGAAAACCATGGTGGGCTGCATGACGGAATCTTCGGTGGGTATTTCGGCAATTGCCCATTTATTACCGCTTTTAGATTATGTAGATATGGATGGGGTGTTGCTTATAGAAAACGATATCGCCACAGGCATTACACTTAATCACGGCGTTACGCAATACAGTGATTTAAATGGAACAGGTGTTGCCTTAATTTAA
- a CDS encoding UDP-2,3-diacylglucosamine diphosphatase: protein MNIPQGKKIYFASDNHLGAPTPEASRPREKKFVAWLESIKHDAAAIFLVGDLFDFWFEYKTVVPKGFTRTLGKLAEITDSGIPVYFFVGNHDLWMNGYFKDELNIPVYHEPKEFTFNNKTFFIGHGDGLGPHDKGYKRMKKVFTNPFFKWVFRWVHPDIGVKIAQYLSVKNRLISGDDDAKFLGEDNEWLVQYSKEKLNEKHYDYFVFGHRHLPLDIQLNDHSKYINLGDWINYYTYGVFDGERFELKEF from the coding sequence ATGAATATTCCACAAGGAAAAAAAATATATTTTGCTTCCGATAACCACCTCGGAGCGCCAACCCCAGAAGCTTCCCGCCCCCGCGAAAAGAAGTTTGTTGCCTGGTTAGAGAGCATTAAACATGATGCTGCTGCTATATTTTTAGTAGGCGATTTATTCGACTTTTGGTTTGAATACAAAACAGTCGTTCCAAAAGGCTTTACCAGAACGCTTGGTAAACTTGCCGAAATTACGGATTCTGGAATTCCAGTTTACTTTTTTGTTGGCAACCACGATTTATGGATGAATGGTTATTTTAAAGACGAACTAAATATACCTGTTTACCACGAACCCAAAGAATTTACCTTTAACAACAAAACGTTTTTTATTGGCCATGGTGATGGTTTAGGTCCTCACGACAAAGGTTACAAACGCATGAAAAAGGTATTTACCAATCCGTTTTTTAAATGGGTTTTTAGATGGGTACACCCCGATATTGGCGTTAAAATTGCACAATATCTATCGGTGAAAAATAGATTAATTTCGGGTGATGATGATGCTAAATTTTTAGGTGAAGACAATGAATGGTTGGTGCAATACTCCAAAGAAAAACTAAACGAAAAGCATTATGATTATTTTGTTTTTGGTCACCGCCATTTACCTTTAGACATTCAACTTAATGACCATTCTAAATACATCAATCTAGGTGATTGGATTAATTATTACACCTATGGTGTTTTTGATGGTGAGCGTTTTGAGTTAAAAGAGTTTTAA
- a CDS encoding HopJ type III effector protein produces the protein MSLETFKQKIKTTPNNIEFSETMAVIESNYNFTPTAFKNGPLQNNAGENSGSCKLFAFAKLQGFTQDETLACFGKFYFEDVLNDPNGTGHQNIRNFMKTGFEGLAFDGEPLKLK, from the coding sequence ATGAGTTTAGAAACATTTAAACAAAAAATAAAAACCACGCCAAACAACATCGAGTTTTCAGAAACCATGGCTGTAATAGAATCAAACTACAATTTTACACCAACTGCTTTTAAAAATGGTCCTTTACAAAATAATGCAGGTGAAAATTCGGGGTCTTGTAAATTATTTGCCTTCGCCAAATTACAAGGTTTTACACAAGATGAAACATTGGCTTGTTTTGGAAAGTTCTATTTTGAGGATGTGTTAAACGACCCAAATGGTACAGGGCATCAAAACATTCGAAATTTTATGAAAACGGGTTTTGAAGGTTTGGCTTTTGACGGAGAACCTCTAAAACTTAAATAG
- a CDS encoding uracil-DNA glycosylase family protein codes for MQDLLSNIRQCTICEKHLPSGPRPIVSAHPKVKIVIIGQAPGTKVHKTGIPWDDASGKQLRNWLGVTDAVFYDETKIAIMPMGFCYPGKGKSGDLPPRPECAQQWHKPLLEHLPNVELILLIGMYAQNYYLKNKAKNTLTETVANFKAYLPKYLPLPHPSPRNRFWLTKNPWFEIEVLPELRSRVQELI; via the coding sequence ATGCAAGACTTGTTATCAAATATAAGACAATGTACCATCTGCGAAAAACATCTGCCTTCAGGGCCGCGCCCCATTGTATCGGCCCACCCCAAAGTTAAAATTGTGATTATTGGGCAAGCACCGGGAACAAAAGTTCATAAAACAGGCATTCCTTGGGATGACGCTAGTGGGAAGCAATTAAGAAACTGGTTGGGAGTAACTGATGCTGTTTTTTACGACGAAACCAAAATAGCCATCATGCCCATGGGATTTTGTTATCCCGGAAAAGGAAAATCGGGTGATTTACCACCACGACCTGAATGTGCACAACAATGGCATAAACCCTTGTTGGAACACTTACCTAATGTAGAGTTGATTCTTTTAATTGGGATGTATGCACAAAACTATTATTTGAAAAATAAAGCAAAGAATACATTAACCGAAACGGTTGCTAATTTTAAAGCATATTTACCTAAGTATTTACCATTGCCACATCCCTCACCGCGAAATAGGTTTTGGCTCACGAAGAATCCTTGGTTTGAGATTGAGGTGCTGCCGGAGTTGAGAAGTAGGGTTCAGGAATTGATTTAA
- a CDS encoding thymidine kinase, with protein sequence MFLENTVNHKEQFGWIEVICGSMFSGKTEELIRRLKRAQFARQKVEIFKPTIDVRYNEDMVVSHDANQIRSTPVPAAANIPILADGCDVVGIDEAQFFDDEIVRVCNDLANKGVRVIVAGLDMDFKGNPFGPMPNLMATAEYVTKVHAVCTRTGNLAQYSYRKGKNDNLVLLGEVDEYEPLSRAAYYKAMTRDKVRNMKVNDAEELTPKTQNPDA encoded by the coding sequence ATGTTTCTTGAAAATACAGTAAATCATAAAGAACAATTTGGATGGATTGAAGTTATCTGTGGCTCAATGTTTTCAGGAAAAACCGAAGAACTAATCCGAAGGCTTAAACGCGCGCAATTTGCCCGACAAAAAGTAGAGATTTTTAAACCTACCATTGATGTGCGTTACAACGAAGATATGGTAGTGTCGCACGATGCCAACCAAATTCGTTCTACCCCCGTTCCTGCAGCGGCTAATATCCCTATTTTGGCCGATGGCTGTGATGTCGTTGGCATTGACGAAGCCCAGTTTTTTGATGACGAAATTGTACGTGTTTGCAATGATTTGGCCAACAAAGGTGTTCGAGTTATTGTAGCTGGACTTGATATGGACTTTAAAGGCAATCCCTTCGGCCCCATGCCCAATTTAATGGCAACTGCCGAATATGTTACCAAAGTCCACGCTGTTTGTACCAGAACAGGCAATTTAGCGCAATACAGTTACCGAAAAGGGAAAAATGATAATTTGGTGTTATTAGGTGAAGTTGACGAATACGAACCTTTAAGCAGAGCCGCTTATTACAAAGCCATGACACGCGATAAAGTTAGAAACATGAAGGTGAATGATGCCGAAGAACTGACTCCAAAAACCCAAAACCCGGATGCCTAA